A genomic region of Streptomyces sp. NBC_00247 contains the following coding sequences:
- a CDS encoding type II toxin-antitoxin system prevent-host-death family antitoxin yields MDANAPNQSIAEARANLSELLASVRLLRRVYFLTSRGKRQAAVVPAELGELIEQAGGADAAAAVLSAHLAK; encoded by the coding sequence ATGGACGCCAACGCCCCCAACCAGTCGATCGCCGAAGCGCGCGCGAACCTCTCCGAGCTGCTCGCCTCGGTCCGGCTGCTGCGGCGCGTCTACTTCCTCACCAGCCGCGGGAAGCGGCAGGCGGCCGTCGTACCCGCTGAACTCGGCGAACTCATCGAGCAAGCAGGCGGCGCCGACGCGGCGGCCGCAGTACTGTCCGCACACCTGGCCAAGTAG
- a CDS encoding zinc finger domain-containing protein, with translation MDKADAAQLLGYCAAFDNRTVGRVDATAWAAALRDVPCDGDALDAVARYYGTAPERPGERLWIQPHHVRAGRLAIRKERLGDTLPAYVPPPGPETGAESAVRRRAQIDAVATGRTVGEPVGRLTGPPPPEFVAELRRRFGESAAIGAYPEDDEEPQPSAEAIAAVRRPGPLGVECPQCGAAIGRPCRIGFPSGDRQPRPLKIPHSARARVARGEPAGLESPEEIERRRAVSLARLEQMVANSAAAS, from the coding sequence ATGGACAAAGCAGATGCCGCCCAACTGCTGGGCTACTGCGCCGCATTCGACAACCGCACAGTCGGCCGGGTCGACGCCACCGCATGGGCCGCAGCCCTCCGAGACGTCCCGTGCGACGGTGACGCGCTGGACGCCGTGGCCCGGTACTACGGGACGGCCCCGGAGCGACCCGGCGAGCGGCTGTGGATTCAGCCACACCACGTCCGGGCCGGGCGCCTGGCCATTCGCAAAGAACGGCTCGGCGACACGCTGCCCGCGTACGTCCCCCCTCCCGGCCCGGAGACCGGTGCCGAGTCCGCAGTGCGGCGACGCGCGCAGATCGACGCCGTGGCTACCGGGCGCACCGTGGGTGAGCCGGTCGGCCGGCTGACCGGGCCGCCCCCGCCGGAGTTCGTGGCGGAGCTACGACGACGGTTCGGAGAGTCCGCCGCAATCGGCGCGTACCCGGAGGACGACGAGGAACCGCAGCCGAGCGCGGAGGCGATCGCCGCGGTTCGGCGGCCGGGCCCGCTGGGGGTGGAGTGCCCGCAGTGCGGGGCCGCGATCGGGCGACCGTGCCGAATCGGGTTCCCCTCCGGCGACCGACAGCCGCGTCCGCTGAAGATTCCTCACTCTGCTCGGGCGCGCGTTGCCCGTGGGGAGCCCGCTGGTCTGGAGAGCCCCGAGGAGATCGAGCGGCGCCGAGCAGTGTCGCTCGCCCGACTGGAGCAGATGGTGGCGAACTCGGCGGCGGCGTCATGA
- a CDS encoding DUF4352 domain-containing protein, with the protein MRRTATTTLAAAGLLLALTGCQDEITTKPSKTAPAATAPAAEDPTTAPDPEPTKDAPAAVGDTITLTGSDDDLKVDATLKKWITNAKSSDEYFGPEDGKIWVAAQFELTNTGTVPYADSPSNGAQVADADGQRFQATFGDVTAGPSMTSDAKVPPGEKVLGWIVFEVPKASKVQTVQFALDSGFADKTGQWNVS; encoded by the coding sequence ATGCGCCGCACCGCCACCACCACACTCGCCGCCGCCGGACTACTGCTCGCACTCACCGGCTGCCAAGACGAGATCACGACCAAGCCGAGTAAGACCGCCCCGGCCGCCACCGCCCCGGCCGCCGAGGACCCCACCACCGCGCCTGACCCGGAGCCCACCAAGGACGCGCCCGCGGCCGTCGGCGACACCATCACCCTCACGGGCTCCGACGACGACCTGAAGGTCGACGCCACCCTCAAGAAGTGGATCACCAACGCCAAGTCGTCCGACGAGTACTTCGGGCCGGAGGACGGCAAGATCTGGGTCGCCGCTCAGTTCGAGCTCACCAACACGGGCACGGTGCCGTACGCCGACAGTCCGTCGAACGGGGCGCAGGTCGCCGACGCGGACGGGCAGCGTTTCCAGGCGACGTTCGGCGACGTCACGGCCGGCCCGTCGATGACGTCCGACGCGAAGGTCCCGCCGGGCGAGAAGGTCTTGGGCTGGATCGTGTTCGAGGTGCCGAAGGCGTCGAAGGTCCAGACGGTGCAGTTCGCGCTCGACAGCGGGTTCGCCGACAAGACGGGGCAGTGGAACGTTTCCTGA
- a CDS encoding HNH endonuclease produces the protein MSGQWADSTRRDELPADWYTVIRPYVLHRDEHRCRWREGRIICGHHANQVDHIVPGSDHRYENLQALCEHHHAIKSSREGNAARWRERAKRPPERHPGLIWP, from the coding sequence ATGAGCGGGCAGTGGGCCGACAGCACGAGACGCGACGAACTGCCAGCGGACTGGTACACCGTCATCCGCCCGTACGTGCTGCACCGTGACGAGCACCGGTGCCGGTGGCGCGAGGGCCGGATCATCTGCGGACACCACGCCAACCAGGTCGACCACATCGTGCCCGGCAGCGACCACCGGTACGAGAACCTGCAGGCTCTGTGCGAGCACCACCACGCGATCAAGTCCAGCCGCGAGGGGAACGCCGCCAGATGGCGCGAGAGGGCCAAACGGCCACCCGAACGACACCCAGGACTCATCTGGCCGTGA
- a CDS encoding WDGH domain-containing protein: MILAAVTTAGRVWQCDQCGGAWRPETPEQLLVEHEQTCQPIPKEFRMDRIPLDDLTSDQLDALYARIDTLTAVCASNKRAYVGALEHAGEVEAATGAVYRERAHLVAYLAALHPSRIGHTDPAAPEYAVVTVETSAGQMTWHIAPRDMDLFAHVRATASTDPVWDGHTTEQKYARLRDLTQGHVNATEIVFLDEDDQTGTQP; encoded by the coding sequence GTGATCCTCGCCGCGGTCACCACCGCCGGCCGCGTCTGGCAGTGCGACCAGTGCGGTGGGGCGTGGCGGCCCGAGACACCGGAGCAGCTGCTCGTCGAGCACGAGCAGACCTGCCAGCCCATACCGAAGGAGTTCCGCATGGACCGCATTCCGCTCGACGACCTCACCAGCGACCAGCTCGACGCGCTGTATGCCCGGATCGACACGCTCACCGCGGTCTGCGCGAGCAACAAGCGCGCCTACGTCGGCGCCCTGGAACACGCCGGGGAGGTGGAGGCTGCGACGGGCGCCGTGTACCGCGAGCGCGCCCACCTCGTCGCGTACCTCGCCGCACTCCACCCGTCGCGCATCGGCCACACCGACCCGGCGGCGCCCGAGTACGCCGTCGTCACCGTGGAGACGTCGGCCGGGCAGATGACGTGGCACATCGCGCCCCGCGACATGGACCTCTTCGCGCACGTCCGGGCCACCGCCAGCACCGACCCGGTGTGGGACGGGCACACCACGGAGCAGAAGTACGCGCGGCTCCGCGACCTCACCCAGGGGCACGTCAACGCCACCGAGATCGTTTTCCTCGACGAGGACGACCAGACGGGAACCCAGCCTTGA
- a CDS encoding protein transporter Sec31, giving the protein MKTRTIQRTRLVPHTIDGKTEMVLDKYTVDVPVPPRDWDRLVLTAVTAAAAFIAVACIAWSTASIGDLLDRATITPAAYAAAAVFDLVWLSCMALEWLARYDTERAALPRRAGYVALAIAMGAVGAHGWIADQFAIGLVGAAVSGLAKSMWTVVLRHHAKPLDDRTQQWVDGQRAKAGGHLAMVAVRRELTRAEALVAAERAAVSAASGGAPETPEDDMETPEKGEQPPGTGPALPVSGPMTMADAVRTALSCGITEPDSVLRYVRKVADANAKEESVLRTLRMARRSA; this is encoded by the coding sequence GTGAAGACCCGCACCATCCAGCGGACCCGCCTGGTCCCGCACACCATCGACGGCAAGACCGAGATGGTTCTCGACAAGTACACCGTCGATGTCCCCGTCCCCCCGCGCGACTGGGACCGCCTCGTCCTTACCGCCGTCACCGCCGCCGCCGCGTTCATCGCCGTCGCGTGCATCGCCTGGTCCACCGCCAGCATCGGCGACCTCCTCGACCGGGCCACCATCACCCCGGCCGCGTACGCCGCCGCCGCCGTTTTCGATCTCGTGTGGCTGTCCTGCATGGCCCTGGAGTGGCTTGCCCGGTACGACACCGAGCGCGCCGCCCTTCCCCGCCGTGCCGGGTACGTGGCGCTCGCCATCGCCATGGGCGCCGTCGGCGCGCACGGCTGGATCGCCGACCAGTTCGCCATCGGGCTCGTGGGCGCAGCCGTGTCCGGCCTCGCCAAGAGCATGTGGACCGTGGTGCTGCGCCACCACGCGAAGCCGCTCGACGACCGTACTCAGCAGTGGGTGGACGGGCAGCGCGCCAAGGCTGGCGGGCACCTCGCAATGGTCGCCGTACGCCGCGAGCTCACCCGCGCCGAGGCTCTCGTCGCCGCCGAGCGGGCCGCCGTCTCCGCCGCCTCCGGAGGCGCACCGGAGACTCCGGAGGACGACATGGAGACTCCGGAGAAGGGGGAGCAGCCTCCGGGGACCGGTCCCGCGTTGCCGGTCTCCGGGCCCATGACCATGGCGGATGCCGTCCGGACGGCCCTCTCCTGCGGCATCACCGAACCGGACTCGGTCCTCCGGTACGTCCGGAAGGTCGCCGACGCCAACGCCAAGGAGGAGAGCGTCCTCCGGACTCTCCGGATGGCCCGGAGGTCAGCGTGA
- a CDS encoding zinc finger domain-containing protein gives MPIRPENRDRYPAGWPAISLSIRHGRAALRCECVGECGRGTHTGRCPNVNGGRAYGTGSRVVLTVAHLDHTPENCDPANLRAMCQGCHLHYDRDHHRHTAAATRRAAISAAGQLDLESLMPEQPAPALSLPQITVACPGCGATPGALCTSHGGTRPRRGDVHQARTAAYRAAQTA, from the coding sequence ATGCCGATCCGCCCGGAGAACCGCGACCGTTACCCGGCGGGCTGGCCCGCCATCAGCCTCAGCATCCGCCACGGCCGGGCTGCCCTGCGCTGCGAGTGCGTCGGCGAGTGCGGGCGTGGCACCCACACCGGCCGCTGCCCGAACGTCAACGGCGGCCGGGCCTACGGCACGGGATCCCGCGTAGTCCTCACCGTCGCTCACCTCGACCACACCCCAGAAAACTGCGACCCGGCGAACCTGCGGGCCATGTGTCAGGGGTGCCACCTGCACTACGACCGCGACCACCACCGGCATACCGCCGCCGCCACTCGCCGGGCGGCGATCTCCGCCGCCGGCCAACTCGATCTGGAGTCCCTCATGCCCGAGCAGCCTGCGCCCGCGCTGTCTCTGCCGCAGATCACCGTCGCCTGCCCGGGGTGCGGCGCTACCCCGGGGGCGCTGTGCACCAGCCATGGCGGGACCCGCCCGCGGCGGGGCGACGTCCACCAGGCGCGGACCGCCGCGTATCGGGCCGCGCAGACCGCGTGA